From a region of the Megalops cyprinoides isolate fMegCyp1 chromosome 13, fMegCyp1.pri, whole genome shotgun sequence genome:
- the LOC118788213 gene encoding iroquois-class homeodomain protein irx-5-like isoform X2, whose amino-acid sequence MAYPQGYLYQPSASLALYSCPAYSTSVISGPRTEELGRSSSGSAFAPYAGSTAFTSPSPGYNSHLQYGADTAAAATFTSYVGSPYDHTTGMAGSIGYHPYAAPLGSYPYGDPAYRKNATRDATATLKAWLNEHRKNPYPTKGEKIMLAIITKMTLTQVSTWFANARRRLKKENKMTWTPRNRSEDEEEDENIDLEKNDDDESHKPADKGDSTDTESEHKLNPEDITCDRFKEENPGKEIDPLLTDSELKEQEDRTDLLPESPKPTTSSPPNVPRGSEITAQEKSSEMVHASNTMNGISGNSNVTSVIHSPPSAPKPKLWSLAEIATSSDRCKGSSDVPQASGPGQSTVITANASSPPQSPPQCPFPNSTVLSRPIYYTSHFYPGYTNYGTFGHLHNNHGSNTGSATHFNGLSQTVLNRAEALVRESKVRSQTQVDLCKDSPYELKKGMSNI is encoded by the exons ATGGCGTATCCTCAGGGCTACTTGTATCAGCCGTCTGCTTCTTTGGCACTGTATTCGTGCCCGGCGTACAGTACTAGTGTGATTTCTGGACCCAGGACCGAGGAACTCGGGAGATCTTCTTCGGGGTCGGCGTTTGCTCCATATGCCGGATCTACAGCGTTCACCAGCCCTTCTCCTGGCTACAACTCACATCTCCAATACGGTGCAGACACGGCGGCGGCAGCAACATTTACTTCGTACGTG gggTCCCCGTACGATCACACGACAGGCATGGCAGGTTCTATAGGATACCATCCTTACGCGGCTCCCCTGGGTTCGTATCCCTACGGGGACCCTGCATACCGGAAAAACGCGACCAGGGATGCCACCGCCACTCTCAAGGCCTGGCTTAACGAGCACAGAAAAAACCCGTACCCCACAAAGGGTGAGAAGATCATGCTGGCCATCATCACCAAGATGACCCTCACCCAAGTGTCCACCTGGTTCGCCAACGCGAGGAGGAGGttaaagaaagagaacaagatGACCTGGACCCCGAGGAACCGGagcgaggatgaggaggaggatgaaaaTATTGATCTGGAGAAAAACGACGACGACGAGTCGCACAAGCCTGCAGACAAGGGGGACTCGACAGACACCGAGTCAG AACATAAACTGAACCCAGAGGATATTACGTGCGACAGATTTAAAGAGGAGAATCCTGGCAAAGAAATAGACCCCCTTTTGACTGACTCGGAATTAAAAGAGCAAGAGGACCGGACAGATTTATTGCCCGAATCTCCCAAACCTACCACCTCTTCTCCCCCAAACGTGCCTCGAGGATCTGAGATTACTGCCCAAGAGAAGTCGTCAGAAATGGTGCACGCATCGAACACGATGAACGGTATCAGCGGCAACAGTAACGTCACGTCTGTAATTCATTCGCCCCCCTCTGCTCCCAAACCAAAACTGTGGTCCCTCGCCGAGATTGCGACTTCTTCTGACAGGTGCAAGGGAAGCAGCGATGTGCCGCAGGCCTCAGGACCGGGTCAAAGCACCGTAATTACGGCCAACGCGTCGTCACCGCCCCAGTCACCCCCTCAGTGTCCTTTTCCAAACAGCACAGTACTTTCCCGGCCTATATACTATACATCTCATTTTTACCCAGGTTACACGAACTATGGCACATTCGGACATCTTCACAACAACCACGGATCCAACACGGGCTCCGCCACACATTTCAATGGATTAAGCCAGACTGTGTTAAACAGAGCTGAGGCTCTTGTAAGAGAAAGCAAAGTGAGAAGCCAAACACAAGTAGATCTTTGTAAAGACTCCCCTTATGAACTAAAGAAAGGTATGTCAAACATTTAA
- the LOC118788213 gene encoding iroquois-class homeodomain protein irx-5-like isoform X1, which produces MAYPQGYLYQPSASLALYSCPAYSTSVISGPRTEELGRSSSGSAFAPYAGSTAFTSPSPGYNSHLQYGADTAAAATFTSYVGSPYDHTTGMAGSIGYHPYAAPLGSYPYGDPAYRKNATRDATATLKAWLNEHRKNPYPTKGEKIMLAIITKMTLTQVSTWFANARRRLKKENKMTWTPRNRSEDEEEDENIDLEKNDDDESHKPADKGDSTDTESAEHKLNPEDITCDRFKEENPGKEIDPLLTDSELKEQEDRTDLLPESPKPTTSSPPNVPRGSEITAQEKSSEMVHASNTMNGISGNSNVTSVIHSPPSAPKPKLWSLAEIATSSDRCKGSSDVPQASGPGQSTVITANASSPPQSPPQCPFPNSTVLSRPIYYTSHFYPGYTNYGTFGHLHNNHGSNTGSATHFNGLSQTVLNRAEALVRESKVRSQTQVDLCKDSPYELKKGMSNI; this is translated from the exons ATGGCGTATCCTCAGGGCTACTTGTATCAGCCGTCTGCTTCTTTGGCACTGTATTCGTGCCCGGCGTACAGTACTAGTGTGATTTCTGGACCCAGGACCGAGGAACTCGGGAGATCTTCTTCGGGGTCGGCGTTTGCTCCATATGCCGGATCTACAGCGTTCACCAGCCCTTCTCCTGGCTACAACTCACATCTCCAATACGGTGCAGACACGGCGGCGGCAGCAACATTTACTTCGTACGTG gggTCCCCGTACGATCACACGACAGGCATGGCAGGTTCTATAGGATACCATCCTTACGCGGCTCCCCTGGGTTCGTATCCCTACGGGGACCCTGCATACCGGAAAAACGCGACCAGGGATGCCACCGCCACTCTCAAGGCCTGGCTTAACGAGCACAGAAAAAACCCGTACCCCACAAAGGGTGAGAAGATCATGCTGGCCATCATCACCAAGATGACCCTCACCCAAGTGTCCACCTGGTTCGCCAACGCGAGGAGGAGGttaaagaaagagaacaagatGACCTGGACCCCGAGGAACCGGagcgaggatgaggaggaggatgaaaaTATTGATCTGGAGAAAAACGACGACGACGAGTCGCACAAGCCTGCAGACAAGGGGGACTCGACAGACACCGAGTCAG CAGAACATAAACTGAACCCAGAGGATATTACGTGCGACAGATTTAAAGAGGAGAATCCTGGCAAAGAAATAGACCCCCTTTTGACTGACTCGGAATTAAAAGAGCAAGAGGACCGGACAGATTTATTGCCCGAATCTCCCAAACCTACCACCTCTTCTCCCCCAAACGTGCCTCGAGGATCTGAGATTACTGCCCAAGAGAAGTCGTCAGAAATGGTGCACGCATCGAACACGATGAACGGTATCAGCGGCAACAGTAACGTCACGTCTGTAATTCATTCGCCCCCCTCTGCTCCCAAACCAAAACTGTGGTCCCTCGCCGAGATTGCGACTTCTTCTGACAGGTGCAAGGGAAGCAGCGATGTGCCGCAGGCCTCAGGACCGGGTCAAAGCACCGTAATTACGGCCAACGCGTCGTCACCGCCCCAGTCACCCCCTCAGTGTCCTTTTCCAAACAGCACAGTACTTTCCCGGCCTATATACTATACATCTCATTTTTACCCAGGTTACACGAACTATGGCACATTCGGACATCTTCACAACAACCACGGATCCAACACGGGCTCCGCCACACATTTCAATGGATTAAGCCAGACTGTGTTAAACAGAGCTGAGGCTCTTGTAAGAGAAAGCAAAGTGAGAAGCCAAACACAAGTAGATCTTTGTAAAGACTCCCCTTATGAACTAAAGAAAGGTATGTCAAACATTTAA